In the genome of Segatella copri, one region contains:
- a CDS encoding type II toxin-antitoxin system HipA family toxin has translation MKDNVVQVNLWDKNVGLLSWDDKRSCSVFQFDKDFMQYGWNIAPLVAPLDSVYVQRTFPMSGNREKLYAGLPEFIADSLPDHWGNVVFQKWMEANHLQSKMVNAVDRLSFIGKRAMGALEFQPAHIQEDASVNIELASLYELANKIFLDRQDVNIDMSNSLIMEDLYKVGTSAGGQRPKAIIGMDEATGIIRSGQADLPSNFKHYILKFDTSRKNELPFTRVEMAYYLMAKDAGINMMPSRLVEIEGTQNFLTQRFDRVEGRKIYTQTLAAMSSLADTYEDLFVVGRKLNLSAEEQSQQYRRMVFNVLAENVDDHTKNFSFVMYPNGEWHISPAYDIVFSADPDSHFYRNHELTVLGKRKNITKQDLMLFAQRQDIRNASSIIEEVEDVVMNFKSYAEKVEIDEHWIRKIERVLEENR, from the coding sequence ATGAAAGATAATGTTGTGCAGGTGAATTTGTGGGATAAGAATGTGGGCTTGTTGTCTTGGGATGACAAGCGCAGCTGCTCTGTCTTCCAATTCGACAAGGATTTTATGCAGTATGGATGGAATATTGCTCCATTGGTAGCACCGTTGGATTCTGTTTATGTCCAAAGAACTTTCCCTATGTCTGGAAACAGAGAAAAACTTTATGCCGGTTTGCCTGAGTTCATAGCAGATTCTCTGCCTGACCATTGGGGAAATGTGGTCTTCCAGAAATGGATGGAAGCCAATCATCTGCAATCCAAAATGGTAAATGCAGTGGATAGACTGTCTTTTATCGGTAAGAGAGCAATGGGTGCCTTGGAATTTCAACCTGCTCATATCCAGGAGGATGCATCTGTAAATATCGAGTTGGCTTCACTTTATGAACTTGCCAATAAGATATTTCTGGACAGGCAGGATGTGAACATTGATATGAGCAACAGTCTTATTATGGAAGATTTGTACAAGGTGGGAACTTCCGCTGGCGGTCAGCGTCCTAAGGCTATTATCGGTATGGATGAGGCTACAGGTATTATTCGTTCTGGCCAAGCCGATTTGCCGTCTAACTTTAAGCACTATATATTGAAGTTTGATACAAGCAGGAAAAATGAACTTCCTTTTACTAGGGTAGAGATGGCTTATTATCTGATGGCCAAGGATGCCGGTATCAACATGATGCCTTCTCGTTTGGTAGAGATTGAAGGAACCCAGAATTTTCTGACCCAACGCTTTGATAGAGTGGAGGGTAGAAAAATATATACTCAGACTTTGGCTGCCATGAGTTCCTTGGCTGATACTTACGAAGATTTGTTTGTTGTGGGTAGAAAACTGAATTTGTCTGCTGAAGAGCAGAGTCAGCAATATAGGAGAATGGTGTTTAATGTACTTGCAGAAAATGTAGATGACCATACCAAGAACTTCTCATTTGTGATGTATCCCAACGGAGAATGGCATATATCGCCAGCTTACGACATCGTGTTTTCCGCCGATCCTGATTCGCATTTCTATCGTAACCATGAACTTACGGTTCTTGGCAAGCGAAAGAATATAACGAAGCAGGATTTGATGCTTTTTGCACAAAGACAGGATATCAGAAATGCTTCTAGTATCATAGAAGAAGTGGAAGACGTAGTGATGAACTTCAAGTCTTATGCAGAGAAAGTGGAAATCGATGAGCACTGGATACGCAAAATAGAACGGGTTTTGGAAGAAAACCGTTAA
- a CDS encoding PD-(D/E)XK nuclease family protein yields the protein MDLKAIQQLLQEAQPILQKSKAEKKEREAKGEYFSVFEYLNFSRFEEQLHTPFLRMLLDKDANHGVGKGFLEAFLKMVVKKLKSDFQYDINSSHIEYKDVYLGNNEISEDGTSTGGKIDILLHDDKKHAIIIENKFDRYGNPAQDQPKQLERYYNHGKDDKKYEDFILIYLTPSGQYASENSTGPNKIIYYPVSYDLSDNKPNILSWLDECLNISKGCPRIHEVIKQYITYIKNTRQIMEGKYQNELWNLLFSDENLLDVTLNIIHSGEKIKEKIRKDFCEKLVQKAGEYGLELRENDNGYVNIIKWDNDKDVWMIFVGKKKCQSQVGFVVGYFSRTDDNNGGMLYGLSIINGDYSNLEELKHKFKIESGNPDDEYPKFTQENLPGKLSEEQWKEFPWGFSYLSDENRKCDKNWYDWDDPQTLADMRNGKMLDFMRTRFEILKKYGIIDKL from the coding sequence ATGGATTTAAAAGCTATACAGCAATTGCTGCAAGAAGCTCAGCCTATCTTACAGAAAAGTAAGGCTGAGAAGAAAGAGCGTGAGGCAAAAGGCGAATATTTCAGTGTTTTTGAATATTTGAATTTTTCGCGCTTTGAGGAACAACTGCATACTCCTTTTCTTCGTATGCTGCTTGATAAGGATGCCAATCATGGAGTGGGGAAAGGCTTCTTGGAGGCTTTCCTGAAAATGGTTGTGAAAAAGTTGAAGTCTGATTTTCAATATGATATCAATTCGAGTCATATTGAATATAAAGATGTTTATTTGGGCAATAATGAGATATCTGAGGATGGTACTTCTACTGGAGGAAAAATAGATATTCTCTTGCATGATGACAAAAAGCATGCTATCATTATTGAAAACAAGTTTGATAGATATGGCAATCCTGCTCAAGATCAACCTAAGCAACTTGAGCGATATTATAATCATGGCAAAGATGATAAGAAATATGAGGATTTTATCTTGATATATCTCACTCCATCTGGTCAATATGCTTCGGAGAATTCTACGGGTCCCAATAAAATAATCTATTATCCGGTAAGTTATGACCTGTCTGATAATAAGCCAAATATCTTATCTTGGCTTGATGAGTGCTTGAATATATCAAAAGGATGCCCTCGCATTCATGAAGTGATTAAGCAATACATAACTTATATAAAAAATACAAGACAGATTATGGAAGGAAAATATCAAAATGAATTGTGGAATTTGTTGTTTTCAGATGAAAATTTATTAGATGTGACACTTAATATCATACATAGTGGGGAAAAGATAAAAGAGAAAATCAGAAAAGACTTCTGTGAAAAGCTAGTGCAAAAGGCAGGTGAATATGGTCTTGAACTTCGTGAAAATGATAATGGGTATGTTAACATCATTAAATGGGATAATGATAAAGATGTTTGGATGATTTTTGTAGGAAAGAAGAAGTGTCAATCACAAGTAGGATTCGTGGTTGGCTATTTCTCACGAACAGACGATAATAATGGCGGAATGTTATATGGGTTGTCTATTATTAATGGGGACTATTCAAATCTGGAAGAGCTGAAACATAAATTTAAGATAGAGTCTGGCAATCCAGATGACGAGTATCCTAAGTTCACACAAGAGAATCTACCGGGTAAACTTTCTGAAGAGCAATGGAAAGAATTCCCTTGGGGATTTTCGTATTTAAGTGACGAGAATAGAAAATGTGATAAAAATTGGTATGATTGGGATGATCCTCAAACTTTGGCAGATATGCGCAATGGCAAGATGCTTGATTTTATGAGAACCCGTTTTGAAATACTGAAAAAGTATGGTATCATAGACAAGCTGTAG
- a CDS encoding ATP-binding protein, which yields MAKIVNKYPVGIQTFEKIRENGYLYIDKTKYIVDFREKKMSYIFLSRPRRFGKSLFASTLQAYFEGRKELFEGLAIADYEKDWVKHPVLHFDLSGAKHFDEEGLKHYLDLQLKPYEKLYGRDDDELYPNDRLDGIVKRAYEQTGEKVVVIIDEYDAPLLDVVHEKDVLKQLRLIMQNFYSPLKKLDPYLEFTFITGITKFSQLSIFSELNNLDNISMFDQYSAICGISKAELCTQMKPDIEALGETLGMTYEECLAELTRYYDGYHFSKKSEDVFNPFSLVKALNARDIASYWFGSGTPTYLIKTLQKYHVSVMDIEKKSCDIDDFDVSPELVTSALPLLYQSGYLTIKKYNPILHRYTLEYPNKEVKTGMLKSLAPNYLSPISLDNNSLVGDFLEKLYDADVEGAMVRLKAYLASISNRLSNKNERDFQTVFYLIFNLMGAYMRVEENSAIGRADAVVYMPDAVFVFELKYDGSAEEAIRQIDEKGYLIPYSADGKRLFKIGVNFDSNQRTIGDWIIREE from the coding sequence ATGGCAAAAATAGTAAATAAATATCCTGTAGGAATTCAGACATTTGAAAAAATCCGCGAGAATGGCTATCTCTATATAGATAAGACCAAATATATCGTGGATTTCAGGGAAAAGAAGATGTCCTATATCTTTCTGAGTCGTCCGAGACGATTCGGCAAGTCTCTCTTTGCCTCTACCCTTCAGGCTTATTTTGAGGGAAGAAAGGAACTTTTCGAGGGATTGGCCATTGCTGATTACGAGAAGGATTGGGTGAAGCATCCTGTGCTGCATTTCGACCTGAGTGGTGCCAAGCATTTTGATGAGGAAGGCTTGAAGCATTATCTCGACTTGCAGCTGAAACCATACGAGAAGCTCTATGGCAGGGATGATGATGAATTGTATCCAAACGACCGACTGGATGGAATAGTAAAGCGAGCTTACGAACAGACGGGCGAAAAGGTGGTTGTCATTATTGATGAATATGATGCCCCATTGCTGGATGTGGTGCATGAGAAGGATGTACTCAAGCAGTTGCGTCTCATTATGCAGAACTTCTATAGTCCTTTAAAAAAGCTCGACCCATATCTGGAGTTTACCTTCATTACGGGTATTACTAAGTTCTCTCAGCTCAGTATCTTCAGCGAACTCAACAACCTCGATAATATCAGCATGTTCGACCAGTATTCGGCTATCTGTGGTATCAGTAAGGCTGAACTTTGTACGCAGATGAAACCGGATATAGAGGCTCTTGGGGAAACTCTTGGCATGACGTACGAGGAATGCCTGGCTGAGTTGACGAGATACTACGATGGTTATCATTTCAGTAAAAAATCAGAAGATGTTTTCAATCCGTTCAGTCTGGTGAAGGCACTGAATGCACGGGATATTGCCTCTTACTGGTTTGGTTCTGGAACGCCAACTTATCTTATCAAAACGTTGCAGAAGTACCATGTCAGCGTGATGGATATAGAGAAAAAGTCATGTGATATAGATGACTTTGATGTTTCGCCCGAACTGGTGACCTCTGCACTTCCGCTGCTCTATCAGAGCGGTTACCTCACCATCAAGAAGTATAATCCGATATTGCATCGCTATACGCTGGAATATCCTAACAAGGAGGTTAAGACGGGTATGCTCAAGAGTCTTGCGCCCAACTATCTTTCGCCAATATCGCTGGATAACAACAGTTTGGTAGGTGATTTTCTTGAAAAGCTCTATGATGCTGATGTTGAAGGAGCGATGGTTCGCCTGAAAGCCTATCTTGCTAGTATCTCCAACCGCTTGAGTAATAAGAACGAACGGGATTTCCAGACGGTGTTCTATCTTATCTTCAACCTGATGGGTGCCTACATGAGGGTAGAGGAGAACAGTGCGATAGGCAGGGCTGATGCCGTGGTGTATATGCCTGATGCCGTGTTTGTTTTTGAACTGAAGTATGATGGTTCTGCCGAAGAAGCTATTAGACAGATTGATGAAAAGGGATATCTGATTCCATATTCTGCAGATGGTAAGCGCCTGTTTAAAATAGGTGTAAATTTCGATAGTAATCAGCGTACGATTGGTGATTGGATAATCAGGGAAGAATAA
- a CDS encoding PepSY-associated TM helix domain-containing protein, whose product MNIKRLCYLLHLWIGLATGIIVFVVSITGAIYLFKDEISSTYQPWKKVEARNQPFLQPSKLIEIANTQSHQERPSAITIGEKDEAVWVDYFGEKGQTTIYLNPYDGKIIHTSHLGTDEFDFYRFILNGHLYMWFPRTIGKPLVSYGVLLFFLTLLTGLVIWMPKHITLHLLKKRLAFHRPFKWRRFVYDLHNVLGIYMLLPIIVVSITGLIFGLDWFSHGIYQLASGGKQMEAYTLPPSDSLHIQSKTAGIDLLQAKILKESPNAVQYYYALPADSQGSYRVSVVHEKGSYYKQDNLFFDQYTLKELKGTGPYAGRYKDGTPADKLIHATLDLHEGIILGWIGKIIMLFAALTSASLPITGFLLWRRKKNQKKPVG is encoded by the coding sequence ATGAATATCAAAAGATTATGCTACCTACTCCACTTATGGATAGGTCTAGCCACTGGAATCATCGTCTTTGTTGTCAGCATAACAGGGGCCATCTATCTCTTCAAGGATGAGATCAGCTCAACCTATCAACCTTGGAAAAAGGTGGAGGCAAGGAATCAGCCTTTTCTCCAACCTTCCAAGCTGATAGAGATTGCCAACACACAAAGCCACCAAGAGCGTCCTTCCGCCATCACCATAGGCGAAAAGGATGAAGCCGTATGGGTGGATTACTTCGGAGAGAAGGGACAGACAACCATTTATCTGAACCCTTATGACGGAAAGATAATCCATACTAGCCACTTAGGAACCGATGAGTTTGACTTTTACCGATTCATCTTGAACGGACACCTGTATATGTGGTTTCCTCGAACCATCGGAAAACCTTTGGTTAGCTATGGAGTCTTGCTTTTCTTCCTGACTCTCCTCACAGGATTGGTCATCTGGATGCCAAAGCATATCACGTTACATCTTCTGAAGAAACGTCTCGCCTTTCATCGTCCATTCAAGTGGAGACGATTCGTATATGATCTTCATAATGTATTGGGTATATACATGCTCCTACCGATAATAGTGGTAAGTATCACAGGCCTTATCTTCGGCTTAGATTGGTTCAGTCATGGTATCTACCAACTGGCCTCTGGCGGAAAACAGATGGAAGCATACACCTTACCTCCATCCGATTCTCTCCATATCCAGAGTAAAACGGCAGGCATCGACCTACTGCAAGCCAAGATTCTAAAAGAGAGTCCTAACGCAGTACAATACTACTATGCACTCCCTGCCGATAGCCAGGGAAGCTATAGAGTGAGTGTGGTACATGAGAAAGGTTCCTATTATAAACAAGACAATCTTTTCTTTGACCAATATACTCTCAAAGAGCTAAAAGGAACAGGCCCATATGCTGGCAGATACAAGGATGGCACACCAGCAGATAAACTGATTCATGCCACTTTGGACCTACATGAAGGCATCATCTTGGGATGGATAGGCAAAATCATCATGCTATTTGCTGCACTTACATCAGCTTCATTGCCTATTACAGGTTTCCTGCTGTGGAGAAGAAAGAAAAACCAAAAGAAACCAGTAGGATAA
- a CDS encoding DUF4374 domain-containing protein: MKKIYSNIMLMATIAMTSLTLSSCDDDLSGEQEIPNAPYVLSLGVTSSGNTSYYVVSTDNLMEGTINAVGKGIEQNGYHDYQQGGNTIFCIGGLGVTNATGVVRGSDGLLKEQGEFVFNNSINGFCQVDGNTMVALELPSNKESGNKLTFYTVDAHTAAITSKNSKTSVSPIDNLDWPSITGMAHSGGNLYVTYTPMNSKTFETAYTDTCFVAVYSYPEFKFVKLMKDTRMGPGGSWNAFNGFVKDEEDNLYVMSNSAISNGYSQSTKHAGFLRIKKGSTTFDEDYFFDFEQATSGLKPAHIQYIGNGLVFAEVSTITPQTANDRWGDKSLKCCIIDLKNKTVKDVEGIPVHNGNGGRRFACLIENGYAFLPVSTTDGIYIYRTDIATAKAERGARVSTSFVGGFFKLP, translated from the coding sequence ATGAAAAAAATATATAGCAACATCATGCTCATGGCCACCATAGCCATGACATCCCTCACTCTGTCATCATGCGACGATGACCTCAGTGGCGAGCAAGAAATTCCAAACGCCCCTTACGTGCTTAGCTTGGGCGTAACCTCCAGTGGCAATACCTCCTATTACGTGGTTTCTACAGACAACTTGATGGAAGGAACCATCAATGCTGTAGGTAAAGGTATCGAGCAAAATGGCTATCACGATTATCAGCAAGGCGGCAATACCATCTTCTGCATCGGAGGACTGGGAGTAACCAACGCCACAGGAGTGGTAAGAGGCTCCGACGGTCTTCTGAAGGAACAAGGAGAATTCGTTTTCAACAACTCCATCAATGGATTTTGCCAAGTGGATGGGAACACGATGGTGGCCCTGGAACTGCCAAGCAATAAGGAAAGCGGTAACAAATTGACTTTTTATACGGTAGATGCCCATACGGCAGCCATCACTTCCAAAAACAGCAAGACTTCTGTTTCTCCAATAGATAATCTCGACTGGCCAAGCATCACGGGAATGGCACATAGTGGCGGCAACCTCTATGTTACTTATACACCGATGAACAGCAAAACATTCGAGACTGCTTATACTGACACTTGCTTCGTAGCGGTATATTCATATCCAGAGTTCAAGTTTGTCAAGCTGATGAAAGACACGCGAATGGGACCTGGTGGATCATGGAACGCCTTCAATGGATTTGTCAAGGATGAGGAAGACAACCTCTACGTGATGTCCAACTCCGCCATTTCCAACGGATACTCTCAAAGTACCAAGCATGCAGGCTTTCTGAGAATCAAGAAGGGATCCACCACCTTTGACGAGGACTACTTCTTCGATTTCGAACAGGCCACAAGTGGGCTAAAACCTGCCCATATCCAATATATCGGCAATGGACTCGTCTTTGCGGAAGTGAGTACCATCACCCCTCAGACCGCCAATGACAGATGGGGCGACAAAAGCCTAAAATGCTGCATCATCGACCTCAAAAACAAAACTGTAAAAGACGTGGAAGGAATCCCTGTGCACAATGGAAATGGTGGCAGAAGATTCGCTTGCCTCATTGAAAACGGCTACGCTTTCTTGCCGGTGTCAACAACTGATGGCATCTACATCTATAGAACCGATATTGCCACAGCCAAGGCCGAGAGAGGAGCTCGTGTCTCCACATCTTTCGTAGGAGGCTTTTTCAAACTACCATAA
- a CDS encoding TonB-dependent receptor, translating into MAISTNLNAQVGKDSVLLEEVQVVGKSKARRMQEQAYAISVLDLKKQYQTAAPLNKLLNSVTSVKIREDGGLGSNYSFSLNGFSGNQVKFFIDGIPMDNFGSSFNLANISANMADRIEVYKGVLPVYLGSDALGGAVNIVSRKNANYLDATYSIGSYNTHRFSINGAYTSHGGFTIRANAFANYSDNNYKVWAPIVNLSTNKQEGYEWVKRFNDGYHSFGLKVESGIVGKSWADYLLLGLIASTDKNNVQTGATMDAVYGGVKTKSFSIIPSIKYKKDDLFLPGLSLSLYGTYNIVNTQNVDTLTRKYNWKGEYVTSTSAGEGYLTDATIKERQWQANANLNYVIDDHQSVTLNNVFTAMRRKSDDKMYPDDEMNNVPQQLTKNITSLGYQVRFQRWNANIFGKMYRLYSSTYKLMDQFTENQRWEKVSDRKHRFGYGAAATYYILPSLQAKVSFERAFRMPETVEMFGDGMVQKSNPDLKPESSNNFNAGLLFDQNFGPHRVQAEVNYIYRNTKDFILKGVSLTSNPTTSYDNIGKVHTRGIEASLGYSYKRNLHINGNFTYQDIKDKLEFEKSQNTYVGDGITENITFGQRLPNIPYLFMNGHADYNFFDFGWKGNTLSLNYDIQYIHSYYLSFTGLGAKATKKVIPEQLSHNVSLGYSMKDGRYSVILECTDITNEKLYDNYRLQKPGRTFNMKFRYYISK; encoded by the coding sequence ATGGCCATCAGCACGAATCTGAATGCACAGGTAGGAAAAGACTCTGTCCTTCTTGAAGAAGTTCAGGTAGTGGGTAAATCAAAGGCACGCAGAATGCAAGAGCAAGCTTACGCAATCTCTGTCTTGGACTTAAAGAAACAATACCAGACAGCGGCTCCCTTGAACAAGCTTCTTAATAGTGTTACGAGCGTCAAGATTAGAGAAGACGGTGGACTGGGTTCCAACTATAGCTTCTCCCTGAATGGCTTCTCTGGCAACCAGGTGAAGTTCTTCATCGATGGCATTCCTATGGATAACTTTGGCTCTTCCTTCAACTTGGCCAATATCTCCGCAAACATGGCTGACAGAATCGAGGTGTATAAGGGTGTGTTACCAGTATATCTCGGCTCTGACGCACTGGGTGGAGCTGTGAACATCGTGTCACGCAAAAATGCCAACTACCTGGATGCCACCTACTCCATCGGTTCTTATAATACGCACCGCTTCTCTATCAATGGAGCTTATACATCACATGGAGGATTCACCATCAGAGCCAACGCCTTCGCCAACTACTCTGACAACAACTATAAGGTATGGGCACCTATCGTCAACCTTTCCACCAACAAACAAGAGGGCTACGAATGGGTGAAAAGATTCAATGATGGCTACCACTCATTCGGTTTGAAGGTGGAAAGCGGCATCGTGGGCAAATCATGGGCAGACTACTTGCTCCTGGGCTTGATTGCATCCACCGACAAGAATAATGTACAAACAGGAGCCACAATGGATGCGGTGTATGGTGGTGTAAAGACCAAGAGTTTCTCCATTATCCCAAGCATTAAGTACAAGAAAGATGACTTGTTCTTGCCAGGACTGTCTTTGTCTCTTTATGGCACGTACAATATCGTGAACACCCAGAATGTAGATACGCTTACCAGAAAGTATAACTGGAAGGGAGAATATGTTACCAGTACATCGGCTGGTGAAGGTTACCTCACCGATGCTACCATCAAGGAACGCCAGTGGCAAGCCAATGCCAATCTGAACTACGTCATAGATGACCACCAGTCGGTCACTCTGAACAATGTATTCACTGCCATGCGCAGAAAGAGCGATGACAAGATGTACCCAGACGATGAGATGAACAATGTACCACAGCAACTCACCAAAAACATCACAAGCTTGGGCTATCAGGTGAGATTCCAAAGATGGAATGCCAACATCTTCGGTAAGATGTACCGGCTCTATAGCTCCACCTATAAGCTGATGGACCAGTTCACCGAAAACCAACGATGGGAGAAGGTGTCTGACAGAAAGCATCGCTTTGGTTATGGAGCCGCTGCCACTTATTACATCTTACCTTCTTTGCAAGCCAAGGTTTCCTTTGAGCGTGCCTTCCGTATGCCAGAGACCGTGGAGATGTTTGGTGACGGAATGGTTCAGAAGAGTAACCCAGACCTCAAACCAGAGAGTAGCAACAACTTCAATGCGGGCCTTCTCTTTGACCAAAACTTTGGTCCTCACAGAGTGCAGGCAGAGGTCAACTACATCTATAGAAACACCAAGGACTTCATCTTGAAGGGAGTGAGCTTGACCAGCAACCCTACCACCAGTTATGACAACATTGGCAAGGTGCATACGCGTGGTATAGAGGCCTCTCTGGGATATTCTTACAAGAGAAATCTCCATATCAATGGAAATTTCACCTACCAAGACATCAAGGACAAGCTGGAGTTTGAGAAATCACAGAATACCTACGTGGGCGATGGCATCACTGAGAACATCACCTTCGGACAGCGCTTGCCAAACATTCCATATCTCTTCATGAATGGACACGCTGACTACAATTTCTTTGATTTCGGGTGGAAGGGCAACACCCTCTCCCTCAATTATGACATACAGTATATCCATAGCTACTATCTCTCCTTCACCGGACTGGGAGCCAAGGCCACCAAGAAGGTCATACCAGAGCAGCTGAGTCACAATGTATCTCTGGGTTACAGCATGAAAGATGGCAGATACAGCGTCATATTGGAATGCACGGACATCACTAACGAGAAACTGTATGACAACTATCGCTTGCAAAAACCAGGCAGAACATTCAACATGAAGTTCAGATATTACATCAGCAAATAA
- the nhaD gene encoding sodium:proton antiporter NhaD: MTTLTISIIVVFVLGYALIATESLTKVNKAAIALLMLVGCWTLYMVDPMQYLQLMHPDYTGGAAGMVEKVTGIIQEHLGDTATTLFFLMGAMTIVEIVDQNGGFNWVRKVMKTKSKRALLWRIAILTFFLSAILDNLTTSIVMIMILRKLVTDHKDRMVYASLVIIAANSGGAFSPIGDVTTIMLWNKGLITAAGVIAEIFIPSVVSMVIPALILQTMLKGELVMPEVSDQQNASVSDFTEGQRKAVFWLGVGGLIFVPIFKSITHLPPFVGILLVLGVLWTATEVFYRGLHRGADAEGTQKRVTKLLSRVDMSTILFFLGILMAVSCLAEIGVLTALGQGLNVVFDGNHYLVTGIIGVLSSIVDNVPLVAGCMGMYPVAAAGDMAVDGIFWQLLAYCAGVGGSMLIIGSAAGVVVMGLEKITFGWYMKHISWIAFVGYIAGIISYWFIRTFLYAI, from the coding sequence ATGACTACACTTACAATTTCTATTATTGTCGTTTTCGTGCTCGGCTATGCACTCATTGCCACCGAAAGCTTGACAAAGGTTAACAAGGCTGCGATAGCCCTGTTGATGTTGGTAGGTTGTTGGACCCTCTACATGGTGGATCCAATGCAGTATCTCCAGTTGATGCACCCTGACTATACTGGCGGTGCTGCTGGAATGGTGGAGAAGGTGACCGGAATCATCCAGGAACACCTGGGCGATACCGCCACAACACTCTTCTTCCTGATGGGTGCAATGACCATCGTGGAAATCGTTGACCAGAACGGCGGATTCAACTGGGTTCGCAAGGTGATGAAGACCAAGTCGAAGCGTGCGCTCCTCTGGCGTATCGCTATCCTTACCTTCTTCCTCTCTGCAATCCTCGACAATCTGACCACCAGTATCGTGATGATCATGATTCTCCGAAAGCTTGTCACCGACCACAAGGATCGCATGGTTTATGCCTCCCTCGTCATCATCGCAGCCAATTCGGGTGGTGCCTTCTCACCAATCGGCGACGTTACCACCATCATGCTCTGGAACAAGGGACTGATTACTGCAGCCGGCGTTATCGCCGAAATCTTCATCCCGTCTGTGGTTTCCATGGTGATTCCTGCCCTCATCCTTCAGACCATGCTGAAGGGCGAACTCGTGATGCCTGAGGTTTCTGACCAGCAGAATGCATCGGTCAGCGATTTCACCGAAGGTCAGCGCAAGGCTGTGTTCTGGTTGGGAGTAGGCGGTTTGATCTTCGTTCCTATCTTCAAGAGTATCACCCACTTGCCTCCATTCGTAGGAATTCTCCTGGTATTGGGCGTTCTCTGGACTGCTACCGAAGTTTTCTATCGCGGTTTGCATCGTGGAGCTGATGCCGAGGGCACTCAGAAGCGAGTAACCAAGTTGCTTTCTCGTGTTGATATGAGTACCATCCTCTTCTTCCTCGGTATCCTGATGGCAGTATCCTGCCTGGCTGAGATTGGTGTGTTGACAGCTTTGGGTCAGGGCTTGAACGTCGTATTCGATGGCAACCACTACCTGGTTACTGGTATTATCGGTGTGCTTTCAAGTATTGTTGACAATGTGCCTCTGGTAGCCGGATGTATGGGAATGTATCCTGTGGCAGCCGCTGGTGATATGGCTGTGGATGGCATCTTCTGGCAGTTGCTGGCTTACTGTGCCGGTGTAGGTGGTTCAATGCTGATTATCGGTAGTGCCGCTGGTGTGGTAGTAATGGGCTTGGAGAAGATTACCTTCGGCTGGTATATGAAGCATATCTCCTGGATTGCTTTCGTAGGTTACATCGCAGGTATCATCAGCTACTGGTTTATCCGCACCTTCCTTTATGCTATCTAA